A region of Solibacillus isronensis DNA encodes the following proteins:
- a CDS encoding assimilatory sulfite reductase (NADPH) flavoprotein subunit — MTLNLHNSPFSEAQTKLINELYPTLTDYQKVWLNGYLSAIQTIEDSSQPLEVTVTEQGQTVAVLEAVKQEATILYGSQTGNAQRVASKLKTALESQGVEVALSAMSDFKVNNLKKQKNIFIITSTHGEGDPPDNAISFHSYLYGKRAPKLEDVSFSVLSLGDSSYEFFCKTGIDFDEQLEKLGGKRLVPRFDCDLDYDDLASEWIGSVVEALAQNMPNKLPELQKSPVAVSVSEESVYNKNNPFYAEVLESINLNGRGSNKQTQHLELSLEGSGLTYEPGDSVGILPENDASLVTALLLSLGFEGSEIVSVKDQSKTLSEALTAHFEITVLSKPLLQKLAAFSTNEELKKLLEDDVKLKQYIYGRDLLDVVQTFGPFNWTAQQFVDQLRKNPVRLYSIASSQKANEEEVHLTIGKVFYEVDERERIGVVSGQVAERIEIGDKVPVYIHKNPNFRLPEDTTTPIIMIGAGTGIAPYRSFLEERAEEGTESNAWLFFGDQHFVTDFLYQTELQRWLKDGTLTNLSVAFSRDTEQKVYVQHRLLENAAEIYRWINDGAVIYVCGDEKYMAHDVDQTLRRIVAEQGGKTDEEVSLYFNELKSQKRYQRDVY, encoded by the coding sequence TTGACGTTAAATCTGCATAATAGCCCATTTTCCGAGGCACAGACAAAATTAATCAATGAGCTTTATCCAACATTAACGGACTATCAAAAAGTTTGGTTGAACGGTTATTTAAGCGCAATACAAACAATTGAAGATTCCAGTCAGCCGCTTGAAGTAACGGTAACTGAACAAGGGCAAACCGTTGCAGTACTGGAAGCAGTCAAACAGGAGGCAACCATTTTATACGGTTCACAAACAGGCAATGCACAACGGGTTGCAAGTAAATTGAAAACGGCTTTAGAGTCGCAGGGGGTTGAGGTCGCTCTATCTGCAATGTCCGATTTTAAGGTGAATAATCTGAAAAAACAGAAAAATATTTTCATCATTACAAGTACACATGGTGAAGGCGATCCACCGGATAATGCCATCTCCTTCCATAGCTACCTATATGGTAAACGTGCGCCGAAACTGGAGGATGTATCTTTCTCTGTTTTATCGTTAGGCGATAGCTCGTATGAATTTTTCTGTAAGACAGGAATTGATTTTGATGAGCAATTAGAAAAATTGGGAGGAAAGCGTTTAGTACCCCGCTTTGATTGTGATTTGGATTATGACGATCTTGCATCAGAGTGGATCGGGAGCGTAGTAGAAGCATTGGCACAAAATATGCCGAACAAACTGCCGGAATTACAAAAGTCTCCGGTTGCGGTAAGTGTATCTGAAGAATCCGTATACAACAAAAATAATCCCTTTTATGCGGAAGTTCTGGAAAGTATCAATTTAAATGGCCGCGGATCGAATAAGCAAACGCAACATTTGGAGCTTTCATTGGAAGGGTCCGGTTTAACTTATGAACCGGGTGACAGTGTCGGCATTCTTCCGGAAAACGATGCAAGCTTAGTAACTGCATTACTATTATCGCTTGGCTTTGAAGGATCGGAAATAGTGTCTGTGAAAGACCAGTCTAAAACATTAAGTGAAGCGCTCACTGCCCATTTTGAAATTACCGTACTGTCAAAACCATTACTACAGAAGCTTGCTGCCTTTTCAACCAATGAAGAGCTTAAGAAGTTGCTGGAAGATGATGTGAAGTTGAAACAATATATTTATGGACGAGACTTGCTGGATGTTGTGCAAACATTTGGACCGTTCAACTGGACTGCCCAGCAATTTGTTGATCAACTTCGTAAAAATCCGGTACGACTCTATTCGATTGCTAGCAGCCAAAAGGCAAATGAAGAAGAAGTGCATTTAACAATCGGTAAAGTTTTCTATGAAGTAGATGAACGTGAGCGTATAGGAGTAGTATCGGGGCAAGTGGCAGAGCGAATTGAAATTGGGGATAAGGTTCCGGTTTATATTCATAAAAACCCGAACTTCCGTCTGCCTGAAGATACAACAACACCAATTATTATGATTGGTGCCGGTACAGGCATTGCGCCGTATCGTTCATTTTTGGAAGAACGTGCTGAGGAAGGAACCGAAAGCAATGCATGGCTGTTTTTCGGTGACCAGCATTTTGTTACAGATTTTCTGTATCAGACTGAACTGCAGCGCTGGCTCAAAGATGGGACATTAACGAATTTATCTGTAGCCTTTTCACGCGATACAGAACAGAAAGTATATGTACAGCATCGTCTGCTCGAAAATGCTGCAGAAATCTATAGATGGATCAACGATGGTGCGGTTATCTATGTATGTGGTGATGAGAAATATATGGCACATGATGTAGATCAAACATTGCGCCGAATTGTTGCGGAACAGGGCGGCAAAACGGATGAAGAAGTTTCACTGTATTTTAATGAGCTTAAAAGCCAAAAACGTTATCAGCGAGACGTTTATTAA
- a CDS encoding YezD family protein yields MTKSNDITQTLEKIKDTVASVKYGTVTLVIQDGHVVQIEKNEKIRLK; encoded by the coding sequence ATGACGAAATCCAATGATATTACCCAAACGCTTGAGAAAATTAAAGATACGGTTGCATCCGTTAAATATGGAACAGTGACTTTAGTTATCCAGGACGGTCATGTTGTACAAATTGAAAAAAACGAAAAAATAAGATTGAAATAA
- a CDS encoding sirohydrochlorin chelatase → MKAILYVGHGTRLKKGVEEAVRFLDKTKSLVDVEIQETAFLELVEPNIVEGVTNCVNQGATHISVVPILLLTAQHANEDIPAEIKIAKERFPHVNFTIGRPLGIHPFLIETAYERIMEQQVPINADAEVILIGRGSSDNAVVRDMAIISEQLKATYGFREVKSCFLYGAGPSFEQTLVELKSKQMKQVFVVPYLLFSGLLSVGIEKKIRELDLDPSTVILCNHLGYNEKVRNVLLERVQEVI, encoded by the coding sequence ATGAAAGCAATTTTGTATGTTGGGCACGGCACCCGTTTGAAAAAAGGTGTTGAAGAAGCGGTACGTTTTCTTGATAAAACGAAGTCTCTCGTAGATGTCGAAATTCAGGAAACCGCCTTCTTGGAATTAGTCGAGCCGAATATTGTTGAAGGTGTTACAAATTGTGTCAATCAAGGTGCAACACATATATCGGTTGTCCCGATTTTATTATTAACGGCCCAGCATGCTAATGAAGATATACCGGCCGAAATAAAGATCGCAAAGGAACGTTTTCCACATGTGAATTTTACAATCGGGCGTCCTTTAGGAATTCATCCATTTTTAATTGAGACAGCTTATGAAAGAATTATGGAACAACAGGTGCCGATTAATGCGGATGCAGAAGTTATATTGATCGGCAGAGGTAGCAGTGACAATGCCGTTGTAAGAGATATGGCGATAATCAGTGAACAGCTAAAGGCAACTTACGGCTTTCGGGAAGTGAAATCTTGTTTTTTATATGGTGCAGGTCCGTCTTTTGAACAGACATTAGTTGAGCTGAAATCCAAGCAGATGAAGCAAGTTTTTGTTGTACCTTATTTATTGTTTTCAGGACTTTTAAGTGTAGGAATCGAAAAGAAAATACGGGAGCTTGACCTTGATCCGTCTACCGTAATTTTATGTAACCATTTAGGCTATAACGAAAAAGTACGGAATGTTTTGCTGGAAAGAGTACAAGAGGTCATCTGA
- the cobA gene encoding uroporphyrinogen-III C-methyltransferase, which translates to MGKVYIVGAGPGDVDLITVKGLRCIQEADVILYDRLINNELLSYAKRGAQLIFCGKLPNRHAMIQENINLSLVHHALQGKTVTRLKGGDPFVFGRGAEEAEVLAENGIPFEIVPGVTSGIAAPAYAGIPVTHRELGSSFAIVTGHMREGKDDSIQWESLAKGIDTLAIYMGVGNLPYICRQLLTYGRNASTPVALVHMGTFVQQQTVTGTLGTIVDIARANDVKNPSIIIVGEVVALREKIAWYEQTVQQDKRLKEKIV; encoded by the coding sequence ATGGGGAAAGTATATATTGTTGGGGCAGGACCTGGTGATGTTGATTTAATCACTGTAAAAGGCTTGCGTTGTATACAAGAAGCAGACGTAATTCTATATGATCGATTAATTAATAATGAGTTGCTTTCTTATGCAAAGCGTGGGGCCCAGTTAATATTTTGCGGTAAATTGCCGAACCGTCATGCAATGATTCAGGAAAATATCAACCTGTCATTAGTTCATCATGCTCTGCAAGGTAAGACGGTTACCCGATTAAAAGGTGGCGATCCATTCGTTTTTGGACGTGGTGCTGAAGAAGCGGAAGTGTTAGCGGAAAATGGCATACCTTTTGAAATCGTGCCGGGAGTTACATCAGGCATTGCAGCTCCGGCATATGCAGGTATACCGGTTACACATCGGGAATTAGGCTCCAGTTTTGCGATTGTCACAGGACATATGCGTGAAGGAAAGGACGATTCCATTCAATGGGAGAGTCTTGCAAAGGGCATTGATACACTTGCTATCTATATGGGAGTAGGTAATTTGCCGTATATTTGCCGGCAACTTTTAACGTATGGACGTAACGCATCAACACCCGTTGCATTAGTACATATGGGAACTTTTGTGCAACAGCAGACGGTTACAGGCACTCTTGGTACGATCGTTGATATCGCTAGAGCAAACGATGTAAAAAATCCAAGCATCATTATCGTGGGTGAAGTTGTAGCATTACGGGAAAAAATTGCATGGTATGAACAAACAGTACAGCAGGATAAAAGATTGAAGGAAAAAATCGTGTAA
- a CDS encoding ABC transporter permease: MTTIELKKGQQVAPVVKVKKKNRIGKLILQSGIIGWLFILLVWQIASMFSEPMFLPSPYLTLIGAIEIASDGTLFLYMGYSFLRVLAGWTLGLLIAVPFGLLIGTNKFVRALFEPVINFVRFIPPLAFITLFMLWFGIGEQSKVFLIVYATFFVITINTLTGVLSISNDKLLSAKSMGASKFQTLIYVVIPATIPYIFTGAKLAMGSSFMAIVGAEMVAANEGIGFMIWNARLYFKTDWIFVGLVVLGLMGFIMDRIFAYAGRKLLGRYKVV; encoded by the coding sequence ATGACGACGATTGAACTGAAAAAAGGACAGCAAGTAGCACCTGTCGTAAAGGTGAAAAAGAAAAATCGAATCGGTAAATTGATCTTACAGTCAGGGATTATAGGCTGGTTATTCATTCTACTCGTATGGCAAATTGCATCGATGTTTTCCGAACCGATGTTTTTGCCAAGCCCATATTTAACATTGATCGGGGCGATTGAAATTGCCAGTGATGGGACGTTGTTTCTCTATATGGGCTACAGTTTCTTACGGGTGCTGGCTGGATGGACACTTGGGCTCTTAATTGCTGTACCATTCGGCCTGCTTATTGGAACGAACAAGTTTGTGCGGGCACTGTTTGAACCGGTTATTAACTTTGTGCGCTTCATCCCTCCGCTTGCATTCATTACACTATTTATGCTGTGGTTTGGGATTGGCGAACAGTCAAAAGTATTTTTAATTGTTTACGCAACATTTTTTGTCATTACGATTAATACATTAACAGGGGTCCTTTCAATTTCAAATGATAAATTATTATCTGCTAAAAGTATGGGAGCTTCGAAATTCCAAACACTTATTTATGTCGTTATTCCGGCAACAATCCCGTACATATTCACAGGTGCGAAGCTTGCAATGGGTTCATCGTTCATGGCGATTGTCGGTGCGGAAATGGTTGCTGCAAATGAAGGAATCGGTTTTATGATCTGGAATGCACGACTGTACTTTAAAACAGACTGGATTTTTGTAGGGCTTGTCGTTCTTGGGTTAATGGGCTTTATTATGGACCGGATTTTCGCATATGCAGGGCGCAAGCTGCTAGGTCGCTATAAAGTTGTGTAA